TGCCTTGCCGGCCCCCGTACTGCATTTCACGACGTTGCTTGGCGGCGCCGCCAGCCCGTGTGCGCTGGTGGCGATCGGCATGTTTCTCGCGCAAAGTGCGGGCGCTGCCAGGGAGCCTCGAATTGCGCGCGCGGTGGGACGCCTCGTAGGACTCAAGCTCGTATTTCAGCCAGCCGTCACCGCATTCCTCGCGTTCCGCGTTTTCGATCTCCCGGCGATCTGGGCGCACAGTGCGCTGCTGCTCTCGGCCCTGCCCATCGGTACGGGCCCGTTCATGCTCGCGCAACTCTACGGACGTGAGGCCGCCGTCGCCTCGCGCGCGATTCTGATTTCGACGGTGCTTTCGGTGGTGACGGTGTCGCTACTGATTGGCTGGTTCAGCGTGCGGTAGCGATACGGTGGAATGCGGCGAGAGGCGCTGCGATGGGAGGTGGCGCGTGACGCTTACCGCGTGATGGGTCGATCCCCGTCGGCGACGCACTCAGCGCAGCGCCGCCAACGGCGCCACGACAACACGGTCGCGGCCGGAACGCTTCGCGGTGTACAACGCCGCATCGGCAGCGCCGAGCAAACGCATCGGCAGCGTTTCCGGATCGGCACTATCGCGCGGGTCGATACTCGCCAGACCAATGGAAATCGTGAGCGGCACGAGCACACCCGCGTCATCGGGAACTTCCAGCCGCGCCACCGCCCGACGCACCCGCTCCGCCACCGTCCCCGCCCAGTTCTGTTCCGTCTGCACGAGTAACGCGGCGAACTCTTCCCCGCCATAACGCGCCAGCGTATCCGTCACCCGCAACTGCGCGCGCATACATACGCTTGCCGCACGCAAGGCACGGTCCCCCGTGGCATGACCGTGGCTGTCGTTGACGCGCTTGAAATGATCGATGTCGATCAGCAGACATGCGAGCGGCGCACCGTAACGCGCGCCTCGCACCACTTCTTCGCGCAGGCGCTGATCGAAATAGCGACGATTCGACAACCCGGTCAGTGGGTCGGTCAGGCCGATACGTTTGAGGCGTTCGCGATTCCACATGTTCTCGAGACACACGGCGACGACCGCGCCGAAGCGCTCGAGAAAATCGGTCGCCATTTCCGGCGAGAAGCGGCGCGCGTCACGACTGCCCAATGCGATGACCCCGAGGTAGCGGCCATTGCGGGCGAGCGGCATGACAACGGCACTTGCCGGGGGACGCGGTCCGAAGAGCGACGCATGACGTTCGCGCGGGGCGCCGATCCAGAGTTGGCCGTCGCCACATACGGCCGCGAAGGTATTGCTGTCCTGCGCGATGCACAGGCCGGCATCGAGCGCGCGGATCCCTTCGGCCGTGTCGATGAGATCGCGCAACGTGTCGTCGACTTCGGCAAGCATCAGACGCACGCCCGACAGATCGAAATCGTGGCGCAGGCGGTTGAGCATCACTTCCAGAAACTGACCGAAGTCGGGCGCACCCATCAGCGCCAACTCAATGTCCTGAAAACGTTTTAGCGAACGCTCATTGCGCTGGACGGTCGCCAGCAGCGATTGCAGGGAGTCGAGCGTCGGTGCCTGGTTGGTTGCCACGTAAGGTCTCGAAAGACACGCGGCACTTCGCGGCCGCCTAGCGTGCTTGCCCGGCATCGTGCCTTGGCGCTCCGGCGTCGCGCCTGCACTGCGCGCCGAAGGACAAGTACCGGGCCGCAACGAATGCATCGAATGCGTTCGCCAGACCCACGGTGGCCGTCATGATGACGTCTGCAACGAGACTGTCATGAGGCCGTTAACGGCACTTGCCTCTCAAATTGAAGGGTAGCGGAACTGAATTTTGCCGCCACGAAATCGAGTCGTGGCGCAGCTTTTTGCGTTGCTAGGGAAAATACCTAGCCCATATGTAGATCATGTGGCAGCGCACCAAATTGGCAAGCCGGGCCTCGGAGCGGCATGCGGACGGTCGGCCGGCCATCTCGACAACGCAATATGGCGGCCCTACAATCGCGGCCGCTCGCACGCACTGTCGGTGACAAGGCAGTCGCGCGATCCGGCCCGATCGGCCGGTGGCAACGCGGCGCGCGCCCCTGCCCAAGGGACGCGCCAGCACTCAAACCTACGGAGACCCTGTTGTCCATGTTCTACCCGCGCACCCTGCGCAACGTCGGCGCCGCCCTCGCGCTGACCACGTTCGCGATGTTCCCGGCTGCGGCATTCGCCGCTTCCGCCGCCCACACCCCCTCCGGTCATCACGCCAAGGCGCATGCCTCGTCCGCGAAGCATCGCCACCATGCCGCCGTGTCCAGAACGTCGGCAACATCGGCTTCGAAAACGTCCGCGCACAAGCCATCGCACGCGAACAAGACTGCGCACGGCAAGAAGAAGGCCGTGAAGACGCATCACACGTTGCCACCCAAAAAGACGCACCGCGCTCGCCCGACAGTCGCCAGCCAACGGCATTCGCATTCCCACGCCTGAGGTCGTGTACCGCGCTATAGTGAACGACGGGTGTCAACGCGCAGCCACGCGACTCACCCTTTCGTCCCCTTTCGCTCAAACCGCATAGCGCGGTGACACGTCCATGACATCCCGGCAAGCCAGCGCTCGCGTTGCGTCCACGCCACAAGACAAGCCTTCTCACACGCCGCCTGACATTATTTTTTTGTTCGCCTGTTTCGGCGGCACTCCGGCTCGTCACGTCTCTCATTTCGTCGAGAGCACTTCCCGGATAACGGGAACACGCGCATGACGGCGATCCGCATTCTGCCCGCGACGATGCAGGACGCCACGCTGATCGCCGAGCTACATGCACGCAGTTGGCAATCGACATACGCACATAGACTGGCGACAGAACATGTGCGCGATCATCTCGCACAGGAACACGCTGCGTTGTGGCGAGACCGTCTGATGCGCATCGACGATCCCGCACTGCGTATATGGAAAGCGTGTCCCGAGGTCGGGAACGAACCACTTGCCGGATTCGTGTGCGCGCTATCGGGCGCCGATGGCATCTTGCTCGATAACCTTCACGTGGCCGCTGCGTGGCAAGGCCAGGGCATTGGCCGCGCGTTGTTTTATCAGGTGAAGGTCTGGGCGAACGCGCTCGATCCGCAGGCTGCGCTTTATCTCTGGGTTCTCGCGCACAACACGCGCGCGCGGCAGTTTTATGACCGGCTGGGCGGTCGCGCGGAGGGCATTCATCCAATCGCGGTATCGCCCGGCATTGAAATTCCGGCACTGCGATACGTCTGGCAGCCCGAAAGGAGATGGCCTCGGCCGTGAGATGGCGATGTCGGTCTGACCGGTCGCCCGGCAAAGCCGAACGCATGTCGCAACGCAGCGAAAAGTGGCTTGAAACTGGCGTGGATCAACAATCTAAAGTTTCCCTGCTTGACACCTTCCCACCTTTCCCGTAAAAAAACGGGTGCATGAACGTTGTATGGCGAGTCTTGTGTCATCTAATGTCGCCCTCTGCGTCAACTCGGTTGTACCTGATCAGCTTTAATGTCATGCGCTCGCTGAGCTTCTCGCTCGCTCATTTGAAAACTTTAAGGATTTAAGAAATGGCAACTGGTACCGTCAAGTGGTTTAACGACGCCAAGGGTTTTGGTTTTATTACGCCGGACGAAGGTGGTGAAGATCTCTTCGCTCACTTCTCGGAAATCCAATCGAAGGGTTTCAAGTCGCTGCAAGAAAACCAAAAGGTCAGCTTCGAAGTGAAGAACGGACCGAAGGGCCGCCAAGCCAGCAACATCCAGCCCATCTAAGGGATAGATGTTTCGCTGCTGATCGCTAACGCGGTCGACGCGCCTCGGGCAGTTCCGCAAGGTCTGCCCGAACTGAAAACCCCGCTCACGCGGGGTTTTTTCGTTTTTGCAGGTATGCTGAACGTTTCGATCCGGAGGTTGCAATGGGCTTACTGGTAGACGGCGAATGGCACACCGATTGGTACGACACGCGCGCCACTGGCGGGCGCTTCGAGCGACGCCCCGCCACCTTCCGCCACTGGGTCACGCCCGACGGCGCCCCCGGCCCCAGCGGTGAAGGCGGCTTCGCCGCGCAGCGTGATCGCTACCTGCTGTATGTCAGCTATGCCTGCCCATGGGCGCACCGCACGCTCATCATGCGCGCGCTCAAAGGGTTGCAGGACATGATTCCGGTGGCCGTTGTGAACTGGCTGATGCTCGACGACGGCTGGACGTTCCAACCCGGCCCGGGCGTTACCGGCGATCCGGTGCACGGCGCGCCCTTTCTTCGCGACGTCTATCTCGCGGCTAACGAACGCTTCACCGGCCGCGTTACCGTGCCCGTGTTGTGGGACAAGGAACGCGGCACCATCGTCAGCAACGAGTCTTCGGAAATCCTGCGCATGCTCAACAGCGCCTTCGACGCGCTCGGCGCAACGCCGGGGGATTACTACCCGCTCGCCCTGCGCGAAGACATCGATGCGCTGAATGCCCGCATCTACGACACCGTGAACAACGGCGTCTATAAAGCTGGCTTCGCCACAACGCAGTCCGCTTACGAGGAAGCCGTCGCGCCGCTCTTCGACACGCTGGATAGGCTTGAGGCGCGTCTGGCGACGCGACGCTTCCTGAGCGGCGAGCGCATGACGGAAGCGGACATCCGGCTCTTCACCACGCTGATTCGCTTCGATGCCGTATACGTCGGCCATTTCAAGTGCAACCTGCGACGCATTGCCGACTATCCGAATCTTTCCGCCTACACGCGCGACATCTATCAGCAGCCCGGCATCGCGGACACGGTGAACTTCGAGCACATCAAACGGCACTACTACGAGAGCCACCGCACGATCAATCCGACAGGTATCGTGCCCAAAGGCCCGTTGCAGGATTTCGCGGCACCGCACGGCCGAGCGCAGATGATAACCGTGCAAAGTCCTTGAACTTGCGCTGCGGCCACCCGGCCACGATGTCCATTCATCCCGCCAGAAAACCGCCGTCGGTGGCCAGAACGTGTCCAACGACGTAGCTCGACTCGCTTGAGCTCAGCCACACGACGGCAGCGGCCACCTCCTCGGGATGTCCCATACGCTTGAGAGGAAGGCCCGCCGCAACGCTGCGCATGTCCGCAATGCCGGAGGCGAGCATCATGGCGGTCACCACGCGTCCCGGCGCGACGGCATTGATACGAATCCCCGCAGGGGCATACTCCATTGCCGCAGCGCGCGTGAGCGAATTGAGCGCCGCCTTGGAGGCGCCGTAGAGCGAGAGCCCGGCATTGGGATTGCGCACGCCGCTCACGCTCGTGTTGTTCACGAGGGTGCCCCCGCCGGAGGCAAGCAGCGCCGGAATCTCATGACGCATCGCGTGAAAGACTGCGCGAACGTTGGTATCGAACACCTGCGAATAGACCGCATCCGTCTGATCCGCCAAACGCGCTCGCGGCTCTTGAAAACCGGCGTTGTTGAACACGGCATCGAGCCGGCCGAAGCGCGTCATCGTCTGCGCGATCGTGTTGACGATATCCGCCTCGCATGTCAGATCGGCCGCCACGAACAAGCTCTGGGCGCCCAACTGCCGGATGTCATCGGCGAGCGCGTCGCCGAGCGCCTGACGACGTCCGGTAACGATCACCGCACGCGCTCCCTCCTGCGCCATGCGCAAGGCCGTGGCGCGGCCAATACCGCTGGTACCGCCCATCACGAGACACACGCGGTCATCGAGACGACGGGCAGGCGCGTCGACAGGCACCGGGCCGGCAAGCTCGATGAGAGACGGGGAATCGTTCATGGTCGTGACCTCACAAGACATTGCGCCGGGAACGTGCCCGGGGAGTCGTTGCAACGCGTTCCACGCTTGCGCCAAACACCCCGCCGCGCGCACGCCGTCGTCAACGTTGCTTCAATGCGTCGGCATAGAGCCGCATGCCTTCCAGCACGATGCGATCCTGACCGCGCGTCAGCCGCCCCAGCGCATCGATCACTTGCGCACGCGCAAACGCGTGAATCGCCGTAACGCGCTTTTTGCCGGCCGGGGTCAAGAACAGAACCTTCACGCGCGCGTCGTGCTCCGAGATCGCTTCCCCGATGTCGCCAGACAGCACCAGCTTGCGCAGCATGCGACTAACGCTCGACTTCTCGAGGCGAAGCCGCGCACCAAGCTCACGCGCCGTGACACCCCCGCGCTCGATCTCGATCAGCGCATGGACCGCCGACGGCGACAGATCGGTGCCCGCAAAATCACCGCCCATGAAACCCAACTCTCGAACCATTTCACGCGATACGGCGCGAATGGCGTCAACCAACGACGGATCGGGACTCACTGTGCAGACTCTCCCTTTGGCTTTCGGTGCGATGCGTCATCCAGCACGACAATATAGTTGCACAATACAACTTAATGATGACGCTTCGCAACCACAAAAATAAAAAAGCGGGCGTCGTGAACCGAAGCCCACCACGCCCGCTCACTGCGTCAGTTCGTCAGCGCCTCATGTGCCGTCGAAGATCCGCCGCAGTCCCGCTGACTTACACCGCGCGCGGCTTCACACGGCTTGCGGCCTCGACGGCATTGCTACGTGCGACATCCAGATCGTCGTGATACGCGAGTGCAACGCCCATGCGGCGCTTCACGAAGCTCTCCGGCTTACCGAACAGACGGATGTCGGTCTGCGGCACTTGCAACGCCCGGTCCACATCGTCGAACACGATACCCGTCGCGTCCACGCCGCCGTATATGACCGCGCTCGCGCCCGGCGTCTTCAGCGTGGTGTTCACCGGCAGACCGAGAATCGCGCGCGCATGCAGTTCGAACTCGTTCTGCCACTGCGTGATCATGGTGACCATGCCCGTATCGTGCGGACGCGGGCTGACTTCGCTGAACCACACCTCGTCGCCCTTCACAAACAACTCGACGCCGAAGAGGCCCTGTCCGCCCAGATTGTTGGTCACGTCACGTGCGATCAGACGAGCACGCTCGAGCGCCACCGACGACATCGGATGCGGCTGCCAGCTCTCGACATAATCGCCGCTCACCTGCTTGTGACCGATAGGCGCACAGAAGTGCGTTTCGACCTGCGCGTCGGTGCCACGCGCGCGCACGGTCAGCAGCGTGATTTCGTAGTCGAAGTCGATGAAGCCTTCGACGATGATGCGGCCGTGGCTCACGCGGCCACCAGCCATCGCGTAGTCCCATGCCGCCTTCACATCGGCCGGCCCGTCGATCTTGCTCTGCCCCTTGCCCGAACTGCTCATCACCGGCTTGACGATGCACGGATAGCCAATGCCACCGTCGATCGCGGCCTGCAACTGCTCGAGCGAGTCGCAGAACTGAT
This window of the Pandoraea fibrosis genome carries:
- a CDS encoding GGDEF domain-containing protein, which encodes MATNQAPTLDSLQSLLATVQRNERSLKRFQDIELALMGAPDFGQFLEVMLNRLRHDFDLSGVRLMLAEVDDTLRDLIDTAEGIRALDAGLCIAQDSNTFAAVCGDGQLWIGAPRERHASLFGPRPPASAVVMPLARNGRYLGVIALGSRDARRFSPEMATDFLERFGAVVAVCLENMWNRERLKRIGLTDPLTGLSNRRYFDQRLREEVVRGARYGAPLACLLIDIDHFKRVNDSHGHATGDRALRAASVCMRAQLRVTDTLARYGGEEFAALLVQTEQNWAGTVAERVRRAVARLEVPDDAGVLVPLTISIGLASIDPRDSADPETLPMRLLGAADAALYTAKRSGRDRVVVAPLAALR
- a CDS encoding GNAT family N-acetyltransferase codes for the protein MTAIRILPATMQDATLIAELHARSWQSTYAHRLATEHVRDHLAQEHAALWRDRLMRIDDPALRIWKACPEVGNEPLAGFVCALSGADGILLDNLHVAAAWQGQGIGRALFYQVKVWANALDPQAALYLWVLAHNTRARQFYDRLGGRAEGIHPIAVSPGIEIPALRYVWQPERRWPRP
- a CDS encoding cold-shock protein, which produces MATGTVKWFNDAKGFGFITPDEGGEDLFAHFSEIQSKGFKSLQENQKVSFEVKNGPKGRQASNIQPI
- a CDS encoding glutathione S-transferase family protein, which translates into the protein MGLLVDGEWHTDWYDTRATGGRFERRPATFRHWVTPDGAPGPSGEGGFAAQRDRYLLYVSYACPWAHRTLIMRALKGLQDMIPVAVVNWLMLDDGWTFQPGPGVTGDPVHGAPFLRDVYLAANERFTGRVTVPVLWDKERGTIVSNESSEILRMLNSAFDALGATPGDYYPLALREDIDALNARIYDTVNNGVYKAGFATTQSAYEEAVAPLFDTLDRLEARLATRRFLSGERMTEADIRLFTTLIRFDAVYVGHFKCNLRRIADYPNLSAYTRDIYQQPGIADTVNFEHIKRHYYESHRTINPTGIVPKGPLQDFAAPHGRAQMITVQSP
- a CDS encoding SDR family NAD(P)-dependent oxidoreductase; its protein translation is MNDSPSLIELAGPVPVDAPARRLDDRVCLVMGGTSGIGRATALRMAQEGARAVIVTGRRQALGDALADDIRQLGAQSLFVAADLTCEADIVNTIAQTMTRFGRLDAVFNNAGFQEPRARLADQTDAVYSQVFDTNVRAVFHAMRHEIPALLASGGGTLVNNTSVSGVRNPNAGLSLYGASKAALNSLTRAAAMEYAPAGIRINAVAPGRVVTAMMLASGIADMRSVAAGLPLKRMGHPEEVAAAVVWLSSSESSYVVGHVLATDGGFLAG
- a CDS encoding MarR family winged helix-turn-helix transcriptional regulator, with amino-acid sequence MSPDPSLVDAIRAVSREMVRELGFMGGDFAGTDLSPSAVHALIEIERGGVTARELGARLRLEKSSVSRMLRKLVLSGDIGEAISEHDARVKVLFLTPAGKKRVTAIHAFARAQVIDALGRLTRGQDRIVLEGMRLYADALKQR
- the purT gene encoding formate-dependent phosphoribosylglycinamide formyltransferase; the protein is MTTIGTPLSPSATKVMLLGSGELGREVLIALQRLGVETIAVDRYENAPGQQVAHHARTIAMTDPEQLKALIEAEKPDLVVPEIEAIATPMLEALEADGVVRVIPTARAARLTMDREGIRRLAAETLGLPTSPYQFCDSLEQLQAAIDGGIGYPCIVKPVMSSSGKGQSKIDGPADVKAAWDYAMAGGRVSHGRIIVEGFIDFDYEITLLTVRARGTDAQVETHFCAPIGHKQVSGDYVESWQPHPMSSVALERARLIARDVTNNLGGQGLFGVELFVKGDEVWFSEVSPRPHDTGMVTMITQWQNEFELHARAILGLPVNTTLKTPGASAVIYGGVDATGIVFDDVDRALQVPQTDIRLFGKPESFVKRRMGVALAYHDDLDVARSNAVEAASRVKPRAV